The Paenibacillus sp. RUD330 genome has a segment encoding these proteins:
- a CDS encoding YidC/Oxa1 family membrane protein insertase, whose amino-acid sequence MLFSRLASKRKWLVMLSLVLMVAVLSGCMPNNSHTTTTEDLQNGNWWEKYVVYYFSYLLDHFATWFNGQYGLAILVMVIIVRTLILPLTIKQYRSSKAMQALQPELANIKKKHKDNPQKQQEETMKLFQENKVNPMAGCLPLIVQMPIFIALYNSIYYNADIRVHEFLWLKLGEPDHLHILPFIAALTTYVQTKMMQKTQPNNPQMAMMNSIMMIFPILILVMAWSFPSALPLYWIYTNIYTIIQNYFLYVRNADKKAEVATAAAPPAKTAKGKNK is encoded by the coding sequence ATGTTGTTTTCCCGTTTGGCTTCAAAACGCAAGTGGCTTGTCATGCTCAGCCTGGTGCTGATGGTGGCCGTCCTCTCGGGATGCATGCCGAATAACAGCCACACCACCACCACCGAGGATTTGCAGAACGGCAACTGGTGGGAAAAGTACGTCGTTTACTACTTCTCGTATTTGCTCGACCATTTCGCGACCTGGTTCAACGGTCAATACGGCCTCGCCATTCTCGTGATGGTTATCATCGTCCGTACGCTGATCCTGCCGCTTACCATTAAGCAGTACCGCAGCTCCAAGGCGATGCAGGCCTTGCAGCCGGAGCTTGCCAACATCAAAAAGAAACACAAGGACAACCCGCAGAAGCAGCAGGAAGAGACGATGAAGCTCTTCCAGGAAAACAAGGTCAATCCGATGGCGGGCTGTCTGCCGCTGATCGTCCAGATGCCTATTTTCATTGCTCTGTACAACTCCATTTACTATAACGCCGACATCCGTGTCCATGAATTCCTGTGGCTCAAGCTCGGCGAGCCCGACCATCTGCATATCCTGCCGTTCATTGCGGCTCTGACGACTTACGTCCAGACCAAAATGATGCAGAAAACGCAGCCGAACAACCCTCAGATGGCGATGATGAATTCCATCATGATGATCTTCCCGATCCTCATTTTGGTCATGGCTTGGAGCTTCCCTTCGGCGCTTCCGCTGTACTGGATCTACACGAACATCTACACGATCATCCAGAACTACTTCCTTTACGTGCGCAATGCCGACAAGAAGGCAGAAGTCGCAACCGCTGCCGCGCCGCCGGCCAAAACGGCAAAAGGAAAAAACAAATAG